A single Chryseobacterium sp. DNA region contains:
- a CDS encoding T9SS type A sorting domain-containing protein has translation MKKFLLTTLGVTFSIGVSAQTVATDNFNALTAGNLATDLTGNLAGQGGFLIYGGAVSDYQIATIDAAHGNSLKITSGASYNAADNTPNVRFAFKSITTPATAGNNILKGTLEIYTGPATGTGKIQCALYDAAGDGVVGINYDFATKKIDGMGRLTQLGSTAKFYSIGLGTASYAANTWVSVAFTYNKTTGAYSWTYPEGTFTFDSTTNPLYSVSTGLVAAEYDIVSSTDVGNTVANTAAVDNINIVYSNAATLGTNEVTKPATVPVSVYPNPVSDVLTIKSDAKVNKVEIYDMSGRKVNADLNNDKVNVGNLNPGSYIITIETKEGKTTEKFIKK, from the coding sequence ATGAAGAAATTTTTACTGACTACCCTTGGTGTTACGTTTTCAATTGGAGTTTCAGCACAGACGGTTGCAACTGATAATTTTAATGCTTTGACAGCGGGGAACCTGGCTACAGATCTTACAGGAAATCTTGCGGGACAAGGAGGATTTTTAATTTATGGAGGAGCTGTATCGGATTACCAGATCGCAACAATAGATGCTGCCCATGGTAATTCTTTAAAAATTACGAGCGGGGCAAGCTATAATGCCGCAGATAATACACCCAATGTTAGGTTTGCTTTTAAATCAATTACGACACCAGCCACTGCGGGAAACAATATTTTAAAAGGGACTCTGGAAATTTATACTGGACCGGCGACGGGAACAGGTAAAATCCAGTGTGCATTGTACGATGCAGCCGGGGACGGAGTTGTGGGGATCAACTATGACTTTGCCACCAAGAAGATTGATGGAATGGGAAGACTGACCCAATTGGGAAGTACCGCTAAATTTTACAGTATTGGACTGGGAACTGCAAGCTATGCTGCTAATACATGGGTTTCAGTAGCGTTTACATATAATAAAACGACCGGAGCATATTCATGGACTTATCCTGAGGGAACATTTACTTTTGACAGTACAACGAATCCTCTTTATAGCGTGTCTACAGGATTAGTTGCCGCTGAATATGATATTGTTTCCAGTACGGATGTTGGAAATACTGTAGCTAATACGGCAGCAGTTGATAATATTAATATTGTGTATTCAAACGCAGCTACTTTAGGAACGAATGAAGTGACCAAACCGGCAACAGTTCCTGTTTCAGTTTATCCTAATCCGGTTTCTGATGTCTTAACCATCAAATCAGATGCAAAGGTAAATAAAGTTGAGATCTATGATATGAGCGGAAGAAAGGTGAATGCTGATTTAAATAATGATAAAGTAAATGTTGGAAACCTGAACCCGGGAAGCTACATCATTACTATCGAAACTAAAGAAGGGAAGACCACTGAGAAATTTATAAAAAAATAA
- a CDS encoding T9SS type A sorting domain-containing protein, whose translation MKKYYSIALALLSTFYFAQEAISFELTEGFIMGVNIDGQNGWITTPTGGIPANVTNQIICTDKASIGSSSLNIVKETMYGTQTEPIIGAFYNLQAPLSLNGFSVSFDINMSQLNGSVFGFQGVNSAQEASVVRVDFDKTGVVKILDLVSGALNLIPTPGVFSPNTWYAFKVIGTASEVKYYLNDTLIYIGAAVSPLNIDQLRFVHDNALGSAYIDNIKINNGVVMAVKDSKINRNEVSVYPNPATDFIKIAGLHTIKEFEIYDVNGRKMKVELNGDTVDVRGFSSGVYLIKGRTAEAGFTEKLVKK comes from the coding sequence ATGAAAAAATACTACTCAATCGCATTAGCTTTACTCTCAACGTTTTATTTTGCCCAGGAAGCCATTTCTTTCGAATTGACAGAAGGCTTTATAATGGGAGTAAATATTGATGGGCAAAACGGCTGGATCACCACTCCTACAGGAGGAATACCGGCCAATGTCACCAACCAGATTATATGCACGGATAAAGCCAGTATAGGGAGCAGCTCACTGAACATTGTCAAAGAAACAATGTATGGAACCCAGACAGAGCCTATCATCGGGGCTTTCTATAATTTACAGGCACCCCTTTCCCTGAATGGCTTTTCAGTTTCTTTTGATATCAATATGTCTCAGCTCAATGGGTCTGTTTTTGGATTTCAGGGGGTAAACAGCGCTCAGGAAGCATCTGTGGTAAGAGTTGATTTTGATAAAACAGGCGTTGTCAAAATCCTGGACCTTGTTTCCGGAGCTTTAAATCTTATTCCTACTCCCGGAGTCTTTTCTCCGAATACCTGGTACGCATTCAAAGTCATCGGAACTGCTTCAGAGGTTAAATATTACCTGAATGATACCTTGATCTACATTGGCGCGGCCGTTTCTCCACTCAATATAGACCAGCTGCGCTTTGTACACGATAATGCTTTAGGTTCAGCTTATATTGATAATATTAAAATCAATAACGGGGTGGTTATGGCTGTAAAAGATTCCAAAATCAACCGGAATGAGGTGTCAGTCTATCCTAATCCGGCAACAGATTTTATAAAGATAGCAGGCCTGCATACAATAAAAGAATTTGAAATTTACGATGTTAACGGACGAAAAATGAAGGTTGAATTAAATGGCGATACTGTAGATGTAAGAGGTTTTTCTTCAGGAGTCTACCTGATAAAGGGAAGGACTGCGGAGGCTGGTTTTACTGAGAAATTGGTAAAAAAATAA
- a CDS encoding T9SS type A sorting domain-containing protein has translation MSLILDSVKITQSTLGTSETGRSSELGIYPNPVSDYVYVKSGSKMVKAEIFDWSGRKIKTASGDHKIDVRSRQPGTYLVRITTENTTYSQKIIKK, from the coding sequence ATGTCTTTAATTCTGGATAGTGTAAAGATCACGCAAAGTACGTTGGGAACTTCAGAAACCGGCCGGTCTTCAGAGCTTGGTATTTATCCTAATCCTGTTTCTGATTATGTTTACGTAAAATCCGGGTCTAAAATGGTTAAAGCCGAAATATTCGATTGGTCAGGCAGAAAGATTAAGACTGCATCAGGTGATCATAAAATAGACGTAAGAAGCCGTCAGCCGGGAACTTACCTGGTCCGTATTACAACTGAAAATACAACATATTCTCAAAAAATAATTAAAAAATAA
- a CDS encoding class I SAM-dependent methyltransferase, with product MGNKLINKDIQNYINANLNADLHTLLLKKSPFPEVSMQEIVQQIKGKQVAERKFPFLLKEGVIFPPQLNLEQASSAKTALYKSGILKGKKLIDLTSGFGIDAFYLSQNFEEVTLIEQNPELLEVVAHNWGMLGKKARFINRKLEDFLNENQENFDTVYLDPARRDQQKNKVFLLEDLSPNILDIQEKLLSISSQVVIKLSPLIDLKYLVSVLPDIFRLDIIALKNDVKEVVVFLSNENIDEIICSCVNLESGESAFTFKFGEEESAESEYSEPEKYIYIPNNSILKAGVFNLISQKFRLKKLHPNSHFYTSFEKKEGFPGRIFEMESIDSKSIKKKEQYNIISKNYPLKPEEIKKKYGLKDGGEQFLIFTQSKKGKIILKSV from the coding sequence GTGGGAAATAAATTAATAAACAAAGACATTCAAAACTATATCAATGCAAATCTGAATGCGGATTTACACACATTATTGTTGAAAAAATCCCCATTTCCGGAGGTTTCTATGCAGGAAATTGTACAGCAGATTAAAGGAAAACAGGTTGCGGAGAGAAAATTTCCATTCCTGTTAAAGGAAGGAGTGATCTTTCCTCCGCAACTTAATTTAGAGCAGGCTTCTTCAGCAAAGACAGCCCTTTATAAATCCGGAATTTTAAAAGGAAAGAAATTGATCGATCTCACAAGCGGCTTTGGGATTGATGCTTTTTATCTGTCCCAAAATTTTGAGGAAGTCACCTTAATAGAACAGAATCCGGAACTTTTAGAGGTTGTAGCGCATAACTGGGGAATGCTAGGGAAAAAAGCCAGGTTTATCAACCGGAAATTGGAAGATTTTCTGAATGAAAATCAGGAAAATTTTGATACAGTCTATCTCGATCCGGCCAGAAGGGACCAGCAGAAAAATAAAGTTTTTCTTTTAGAGGATTTATCACCCAACATTCTTGACATTCAGGAAAAGCTATTGTCAATTTCCAGTCAGGTGGTCATTAAGCTTTCTCCGCTGATAGATCTTAAATACCTGGTTTCGGTTTTGCCGGATATTTTCAGACTTGATATTATCGCTCTTAAAAATGATGTAAAAGAAGTTGTTGTTTTTTTATCCAATGAAAATATCGATGAGATTATCTGCAGCTGTGTGAACCTTGAAAGTGGAGAATCTGCCTTTACCTTCAAATTTGGGGAGGAAGAAAGTGCAGAATCGGAATATTCTGAGCCTGAAAAATACATTTACATTCCCAATAACTCTATTTTGAAAGCGGGAGTCTTTAATTTGATTTCACAAAAATTCAGATTGAAAAAGCTTCACCCTAACAGCCATTTTTATACCTCCTTCGAAAAAAAAGAAGGCTTTCCCGGGAGGATTTTTGAAATGGAATCCATTGATTCTAAAAGCATTAAAAAGAAAGAACAGTACAATATCATTTCAAAAAACTACCCTTTAAAACCTGAGGAAATTAAAAAGAAATATGGGCTAAAAGATGGAGGAGAGCAGTTTCTTATTTTTACACAATCCAAAAAAGGGAAAATAATTTTAAAATCAGTATAA
- a CDS encoding GxxExxY protein yields the protein MNLDRVYWKKVYEKVLAFELENNGLSVKTQVPIPINFKGILIDSSFISDIIVEDKVIIEIKSIPEITNVHHKRLLTYLKLTHLKLGILVNFNTYYIDKSIIRKISGNI from the coding sequence ATGAACTTGGACCGGGTTTATTGGAAAAAAGTTTATGAGAAAGTTCTGGCATTTGAGTTAGAAAATAATGGCTTAAGTGTTAAAACACAAGTACCAATTCCAATAAATTTCAAAGGGATTCTTATTGATTCAAGCTTTATTTCAGATATAATTGTAGAAGATAAAGTTATTATCGAAATAAAATCAATTCCAGAAATAACTAACGTTCATCATAAACGACTTTTAACCTATTTAAAATTGACTCACCTGAAATTAGGAATATTGGTTAATTTCAATACTTATTATATTGATAAAAGTATTATCCGAAAAATAAGCGGTAATATTTAG
- a CDS encoding methylmalonyl-CoA mutase family protein yields the protein MSDNILPTWENLVKKQLKTEDIYPLLEKENLEGIAVKPFYTEVQKPLVNLPKVEESTHLVARYHESLEDEVFAFVLDYNVENLEEKTLFVNNKELAGHISPKEEDQYFSLIDVFNEKNGTVDDQLAKELLSKDFKRNICVDISLHQNAGAAIYQQLGIALGKAKELVEIYGVEILNKLVFRMAVGGNYFFEMAKLRAFKIIFNQFSKEYGLDAVPYIFAETSLRNKAVADNENNLIRSTLELASAMIGGADAVFTNNYLVDRSTDNSEEISFKQQIVLAYESIINVFEDASNGSYYVEDVTRQLAEKGWALFVEMEEAGGYLELLKQGVVQKNLRACCRRTAMDRRGENKTDWSEFIP from the coding sequence ATGTCAGATAACATACTTCCAACCTGGGAAAATTTAGTCAAGAAACAGCTTAAAACAGAGGATATTTACCCTCTTTTGGAAAAAGAAAATCTGGAAGGGATAGCGGTAAAACCTTTTTATACAGAGGTTCAGAAGCCTTTGGTAAACCTTCCGAAAGTTGAGGAAAGTACCCATTTGGTAGCCAGATATCATGAAAGTCTGGAAGATGAAGTATTTGCATTTGTATTGGACTACAATGTAGAAAATCTGGAGGAGAAAACACTCTTTGTCAACAACAAAGAGCTTGCGGGGCATATCAGCCCTAAAGAAGAAGACCAGTATTTTTCCCTGATTGACGTTTTTAATGAAAAAAACGGCACTGTTGATGACCAGCTGGCCAAAGAACTGCTTTCAAAAGATTTTAAAAGAAATATTTGTGTTGACATCTCACTGCATCAGAACGCCGGAGCGGCTATTTACCAGCAATTAGGAATTGCATTGGGAAAAGCGAAAGAACTGGTGGAAATATATGGTGTTGAGATCCTGAATAAATTGGTCTTCAGAATGGCTGTCGGAGGAAACTACTTCTTTGAAATGGCAAAACTCAGAGCTTTTAAAATCATATTTAATCAGTTTTCCAAAGAATATGGCTTAGATGCTGTGCCTTATATTTTTGCAGAGACCTCTTTGAGAAATAAAGCAGTTGCAGACAATGAAAATAACCTGATCCGTTCTACATTGGAGCTTGCTTCTGCAATGATTGGAGGGGCGGATGCTGTATTTACCAATAATTATCTGGTAGACAGAAGCACAGACAATTCAGAAGAGATTTCTTTCAAGCAGCAGATTGTTCTGGCTTATGAAAGTATCATTAATGTTTTTGAAGATGCATCCAACGGGAGCTACTATGTGGAAGATGTTACCCGGCAGCTGGCAGAAAAAGGATGGGCACTATTCGTGGAAATGGAAGAAGCGGGAGGTTATCTTGAGCTTTTGAAGCAGGGTGTGGTTCAGAAAAATCTACGAGCATGCTGTAGAAGAACAGCAATGGATCGAAGAGGGGAAAATAAAACTGATTGGAGTGAATTTATACCCTAA
- a CDS encoding septum formation initiator family protein, whose product MEENKLIKDIQPKSETFKLIQKYILNKYTITICLFLVWMIFFDKTSFLVINELNGEISKYEDQLEYYKKEYEKNDAFYKKLMNNKSEKEKYARENYFMKKPNEEIFILVVDSTKVAKK is encoded by the coding sequence ATGGAAGAAAATAAACTTATCAAAGACATTCAGCCGAAATCGGAGACATTCAAACTTATCCAGAAGTACATTTTGAATAAATATACCATTACGATCTGTTTGTTTTTGGTATGGATGATTTTCTTCGATAAAACCTCATTTCTTGTGATTAACGAACTGAATGGTGAGATCAGTAAATATGAAGATCAACTGGAGTATTACAAAAAAGAATACGAAAAGAATGATGCTTTCTATAAAAAACTGATGAACAACAAATCAGAGAAGGAAAAATATGCAAGAGAAAATTATTTTATGAAAAAACCGAATGAAGAGATTTTCATTCTGGTAGTTGACAGCACAAAAGTTGCTAAAAAATAA
- the udk gene encoding uridine kinase encodes MLVIGIAGGTGSGKTTVVDKILQQLDIEGMNILSQDNYYHDNQNLTLTEREALNYDHPKSIDFELLIKHVKALKNNQLIEQPIYSFVTHSRTGDHVTVEPKNVLVVEGILVLTNKELLKEFDLKVFVHADSDERLIRRIRRDTQERGRDLSEVLHRYQTTLKPMHQEFIEPSKNEADLIIPNMRQNSVAIDFLTTVIKNSLRKH; translated from the coding sequence ATGCTTGTAATAGGAATTGCCGGTGGTACGGGCTCCGGCAAAACTACAGTTGTTGACAAGATACTTCAGCAGCTTGATATTGAAGGAATGAATATCCTTTCCCAGGATAATTATTATCATGATAATCAAAATCTTACTTTAACTGAAAGAGAGGCTTTAAATTATGATCATCCTAAGTCTATCGATTTTGAATTACTGATAAAACATGTGAAAGCTTTAAAAAACAATCAGCTTATTGAACAGCCGATTTACAGCTTTGTCACTCATTCCAGAACAGGAGATCACGTCACTGTAGAACCTAAGAACGTATTGGTGGTAGAAGGAATTCTGGTTCTTACCAACAAAGAACTATTGAAAGAGTTTGATTTAAAAGTATTTGTTCATGCCGATTCTGATGAAAGATTAATCAGGAGGATCAGAAGAGATACCCAGGAGAGAGGAAGAGACCTGAGTGAAGTATTACACCGTTATCAGACTACCTTGAAACCAATGCATCAGGAATTCATTGAGCCGTCTAAAAATGAGGCCGATCTTATTATCCCCAACATGAGACAGAATTCCGTAGCGATTGATTTTTTAACTACTGTTATTAAAAACTCGTTGAGAAAACATTAA
- a CDS encoding ATP-dependent Clp protease adaptor ClpS: MNFYNTIKDYEDPKRQYEEEVLVLDDTDDAYKLVLHNDDVHTFDYVIDCLIEICKHTMEQAEQCTMLVHYKGKCTVKTGSIDVLKPMHEKLISKELTSEII; the protein is encoded by the coding sequence ATGAATTTCTATAATACCATAAAAGACTACGAAGACCCGAAAAGACAGTATGAGGAAGAAGTCCTCGTTCTGGATGATACAGATGATGCCTATAAGCTGGTACTGCATAATGACGATGTTCATACCTTTGATTATGTGATCGACTGCCTGATCGAAATATGTAAACATACCATGGAGCAGGCAGAGCAATGTACAATGCTGGTTCATTACAAAGGCAAATGCACCGTAAAAACAGGTTCAATAGATGTTTTGAAGCCTATGCATGAAAAATTAATTTCAAAGGAATTAACAAGCGAAATCATATAA
- a CDS encoding hemolysin family protein yields the protein MDSDIVRLLLALFLVLLNGFFVAAEFSIVKVRYSQIQLKAAEGNSMAKQAEHIIKHLDEYLSATQLGITLASLALGWVGESAMHHIIENIFHSLNITMSEASITSVALVVSFVMITIMHIVFGELIPKSIAIRKSEATTMATAVPLRVFYTVFKPFIWLMNLMSNTFLRIIKIHPASEQEIHSTEELQLLVKQSADSGEIEEENYEIIKNAFDFTDHSAKQIMVPRQNITSIDFEEDINEIINKIMDSGYSRIPVYLDSIDNIIGIFYTKEIIREFVKRKGNLDHEDLKELMRDAFFVVGSKKISDLLKIFQQKKQHLAIVIDEFGGTEGIITLEDILEELVGEIQDEEDDEEKIVDKIGDNTYWVQATQPLDEINEFLPKRLPLSEESEYNSLAGFILYELEEIPEENQEFELNNYHFKILKMNNKSVELVELVYQEPNPINDMADNIGEA from the coding sequence ATGGACTCGGACATAGTCAGGCTTTTGCTGGCCTTATTTCTTGTATTACTAAATGGCTTCTTTGTAGCCGCAGAATTTTCAATTGTTAAAGTTCGTTACTCACAAATTCAACTTAAAGCCGCAGAAGGCAATTCTATGGCAAAGCAGGCAGAACATATCATCAAGCATCTTGATGAATATCTTTCCGCTACCCAATTAGGAATTACATTGGCTTCTCTTGCCTTAGGGTGGGTAGGAGAAAGTGCGATGCATCATATTATTGAAAATATTTTTCACTCACTTAATATCACGATGAGCGAGGCTTCCATTACTTCGGTTGCCTTGGTGGTGAGTTTTGTGATGATCACCATTATGCATATTGTATTCGGTGAGCTTATTCCAAAATCAATTGCCATCAGAAAGTCGGAAGCTACCACCATGGCAACGGCAGTTCCATTAAGGGTTTTTTACACGGTTTTTAAGCCTTTTATCTGGCTGATGAACCTGATGTCAAATACTTTCCTGAGAATCATAAAGATTCACCCTGCCTCGGAACAGGAGATTCACTCTACGGAAGAACTTCAGCTTTTGGTAAAGCAAAGTGCTGACAGTGGCGAAATTGAGGAAGAGAACTATGAGATCATTAAAAATGCATTCGATTTTACAGATCACTCTGCCAAGCAGATCATGGTTCCAAGACAGAATATTACTTCTATTGATTTTGAAGAAGATATCAATGAGATTATCAACAAGATCATGGATAGCGGTTATTCACGGATCCCGGTCTACCTGGACTCCATAGACAATATCATCGGGATCTTCTACACCAAAGAGATCATCCGGGAGTTTGTGAAACGAAAAGGGAACCTGGATCATGAAGACCTTAAAGAGCTGATGCGTGATGCCTTTTTCGTGGTGGGAAGCAAGAAAATATCGGATCTTCTGAAAATATTCCAGCAGAAAAAACAGCATCTTGCCATTGTAATTGATGAATTTGGGGGTACAGAAGGTATTATTACCCTTGAAGATATTCTGGAAGAACTGGTAGGGGAAATTCAGGATGAAGAAGATGATGAAGAAAAAATTGTTGATAAAATAGGAGATAATACCTACTGGGTACAGGCCACACAGCCTTTGGATGAAATCAATGAATTCCTGCCTAAAAGATTACCTCTTTCTGAGGAAAGCGAATACAACTCACTGGCTGGATTCATTCTCTATGAGCTGGAAGAAATTCCGGAGGAAAATCAGGAGTTTGAACTGAATAACTATCATTTCAAAATTTTGAAGATGAATAATAAAAGCGTGGAGCTTGTAGAACTTGTCTATCAGGAGCCTAATCCTATCAATGATATGGCCGACAACATTGGGGAAGCTTAA
- the atpG gene encoding ATP synthase F1 subunit gamma — protein sequence MANLKEIRGRITSISSTMQITRAMKMVSAAKLKKAQDAIVMLRPYSEKLQELIQNVNSSSDPDQVSVYAQKREVKRVLFIAVTSNRGLAGAFNSSIVKELNLQFQNNSQYEIEVLPVGKKAYDAVRRNRSVYTNASSVYDNLNFDVVANVTEGVMSSFREGKFDEVYVIYNKFVNAATQEVTTEKVLPISMPEITEGEVETDYIFEPNRAEILDNLIPKSIKTQIFKAILDSVASEHGARMTAMHKATDNAEALRNDLKIFYNKARQAAITNEILEIVSGAEALKNS from the coding sequence ATGGCAAACTTAAAAGAAATACGAGGCAGAATTACGTCAATTTCATCTACAATGCAGATTACACGTGCTATGAAAATGGTTTCGGCAGCGAAACTTAAAAAAGCACAGGATGCAATTGTAATGCTAAGACCTTATTCTGAAAAATTACAGGAGCTTATCCAGAATGTAAATTCTAGCTCTGATCCTGACCAGGTTTCCGTATATGCTCAGAAAAGAGAGGTTAAAAGAGTACTTTTCATCGCTGTTACTTCAAACAGAGGTCTTGCGGGAGCTTTTAACTCTTCTATCGTTAAGGAGCTTAACCTTCAGTTTCAGAACAATTCTCAGTATGAGATTGAAGTTCTTCCTGTAGGTAAAAAAGCATATGATGCGGTGAGAAGAAACCGTTCAGTATATACTAATGCAAGTTCTGTTTATGATAATCTGAACTTTGATGTGGTTGCTAATGTTACCGAAGGAGTCATGAGCAGCTTCAGAGAAGGTAAATTTGACGAAGTGTATGTTATTTACAATAAATTCGTTAATGCAGCTACTCAGGAAGTGACTACAGAAAAAGTTCTTCCTATCTCAATGCCTGAAATTACTGAAGGAGAGGTAGAAACAGACTATATCTTTGAACCTAACAGAGCTGAAATTCTTGATAATTTGATTCCGAAGTCTATTAAAACTCAGATTTTCAAAGCAATCTTAGATTCAGTAGCCTCCGAACACGGAGCGAGAATGACAGCAATGCACAAAGCTACTGATAATGCAGAAGCGTTGAGAAATGATCTTAAGATCTTCTACAACAAAGCAAGACAGGCTGCAATTACCAATGAAATTTTGGAAATTGTTTCCGGAGCAGAAGCTTTGAAAAATTCTTAA
- the atpA gene encoding F0F1 ATP synthase subunit alpha yields MAEINPAEVSAILKQQLANFDTQSNVEEVGTVLTIGDGIARVYGLENVQYGELVKFSSDVEGIVLNLEEDNVGVALLGESKLVKEGDTVRRTNRISSIKVGEGMLGRVVDTLGNPIDGKGPITGDLYEMPLERKAPGVIYRQPVTEPLQSGIVAIDSMIPVGRGQRELIIGDRQTGKTTVAIDTIINQKEFFDAGKPVYCIYVAIGQKASTVAQIVKTLSDKGALAYTVIVAANASDPVPMQVYSAMAGAAIGEFFRDTGRPALIVYDDLSKQAVAYRELSLLLRRPPGREAYPGDVFYLHSRLLERAAKVIADDNIASQMNDLPESLRPIVKGGGSLTALPIIETQAGDVSAYIPTNVISITDGQIFLESDLFNSGVRPAINVGISVSRVGGNAQIKSMKKVSGTLKLDQAQYKELEAFAKFGSDLDASTLAVISKGERNVEILKQPVNSPLPVDSQVAMIYAGTENLLRNVPLNKVKEFQIEYIEFLRSKHPDTMAAIKAGKIDNDITGVLKQAANDLASKYN; encoded by the coding sequence ATGGCAGAAATAAATCCGGCAGAAGTATCTGCGATCTTAAAACAGCAATTGGCCAACTTCGATACTCAATCCAACGTTGAGGAAGTAGGTACAGTTTTAACCATCGGTGATGGTATTGCTCGTGTATACGGGTTAGAAAACGTACAATACGGAGAGTTGGTGAAATTTTCTAGTGATGTAGAAGGTATTGTACTTAACCTTGAAGAAGACAACGTAGGTGTTGCTTTACTAGGGGAAAGTAAATTAGTAAAAGAAGGTGATACAGTAAGAAGAACAAACAGAATCTCTTCTATCAAAGTAGGAGAAGGTATGTTAGGAAGAGTAGTGGATACTCTTGGTAACCCTATCGATGGTAAAGGTCCTATTACTGGGGATTTATACGAAATGCCATTGGAAAGAAAAGCTCCCGGAGTTATCTACAGACAGCCGGTAACTGAACCGTTACAGTCTGGTATCGTAGCTATCGACTCTATGATCCCTGTAGGAAGAGGACAAAGAGAGCTTATCATCGGTGACAGACAGACCGGTAAAACGACTGTTGCAATCGATACGATCATCAACCAAAAAGAATTCTTTGATGCTGGTAAACCAGTATATTGTATATATGTTGCTATCGGGCAGAAAGCTTCTACCGTAGCACAAATCGTTAAAACGCTTTCTGATAAAGGAGCTTTAGCGTATACTGTAATCGTTGCGGCTAACGCATCAGATCCAGTTCCAATGCAGGTATACTCTGCGATGGCAGGGGCTGCTATCGGTGAGTTCTTCAGAGATACAGGTAGACCAGCGCTTATCGTTTATGATGATTTATCTAAACAAGCTGTTGCTTACCGTGAGCTTTCTCTACTTTTGAGAAGACCACCGGGCCGTGAAGCTTACCCTGGAGACGTTTTCTATCTTCACTCAAGACTATTGGAAAGAGCAGCAAAAGTAATTGCTGATGACAATATCGCGAGCCAGATGAATGATTTACCGGAGTCTCTCAGACCTATCGTAAAAGGAGGAGGTTCATTAACTGCCCTTCCAATTATCGAAACTCAGGCTGGTGACGTTTCTGCATACATTCCTACCAACGTAATCTCTATTACAGACGGACAGATCTTCCTGGAGTCTGATCTATTCAACTCAGGGGTTCGTCCAGCGATCAACGTGGGGATCTCTGTATCGAGAGTAGGAGGTAACGCTCAGATCAAATCCATGAAAAAAGTTTCTGGTACCCTTAAATTAGACCAGGCTCAATATAAAGAATTGGAAGCGTTCGCTAAGTTCGGTTCTGACCTTGATGCTTCCACTTTAGCAGTAATCTCTAAAGGTGAAAGAAACGTTGAGATCCTTAAGCAGCCGGTTAACTCTCCACTTCCGGTGGATAGCCAGGTGGCTATGATCTATGCCGGAACTGAGAACTTGCTGAGAAATGTTCCTTTGAACAAAGTAAAAGAATTCCAAATCGAATATATCGAGTTCCTAAGATCTAAGCACCCGGATACCATGGCTGCAATTAAGGCTGGAAAAATCGATAACGATATTACAGGTGTTCTTAAGCAGGCAGCTAACGATTTAGCTTCTAAATACAACTAA
- the atpH gene encoding ATP synthase F1 subunit delta, translated as MLTSKVAKRYAQGLLDFTNESGQTATVFSEMKDVVKIMSQSADLNKFFLTPYIDAKKKIEVADQIFKDFSVSSKNLIRLVIKHGRENQLKSIAHAFISKVEDINGVQRVTLTTATQLSKENLDQILRSTNLVKADSNFDLNVNVKPEILGGYILRVGDQQIDASVKTKLNQVKKDFQLN; from the coding sequence ATGCTTACATCTAAAGTAGCTAAAAGATACGCACAAGGTTTGCTTGATTTTACCAATGAATCAGGCCAGACAGCTACTGTATTTTCTGAAATGAAAGATGTAGTGAAGATCATGTCGCAATCAGCAGATTTAAACAAATTCTTCCTTACGCCTTATATTGACGCAAAAAAGAAAATAGAGGTAGCAGACCAGATTTTTAAAGATTTTTCGGTTTCTTCAAAGAATCTGATTAGATTAGTGATTAAACATGGGCGTGAAAACCAATTGAAAAGCATTGCTCATGCTTTTATCAGTAAAGTAGAGGATATCAATGGAGTACAGAGAGTCACTCTTACCACAGCGACCCAGCTTTCAAAAGAGAATCTTGATCAGATTTTAAGATCTACCAATCTTGTAAAAGCAGATTCAAACTTTGATCTGAATGTAAATGTGAAGCCTGAGATTTTAGGAGGATACATTCTAAGAGTAGGTGATCAGCAGATAGATGCGTCTGTGAAGACGAAACTTAACCAAGTTAAAAAAGATTTCCAATTAAATTAA